GAGTGCACAGAGTCACAGACAGTCATGTAAAGCCAGAGGGGATTAGCTTTTAATGCGCTTCTCAGGGCAAATCCTGAATATGGGGGATTGCCAAAATCCCAACAGGAAAACTAGCCAGATTGCTGCCTTTCTGACCACGAATCAGCTACCAAACTCTCTCAGTGTCAGGAAAACTTGTACAGAAACCTAGAAATGGCCATTGTGCACAGGAGCATCCTGGATATCGCCTCCCTATCTGTCATACATGACCAAACAATCCCCTGTGAATCACACACAGAGCAGTGGCACTCTCACaccctctccatccccagcacagcttcagAGCTCCCTGTGGGCAAGAGGGTTCAGGAGCTTCCAGAAGAGATGCTGGTTAGATGTGAGCACAGTTATCACTGTTTGTCTATACCTTTCTGACTGGAAATGACAGTCCAATGTCTGCTACATCTCCTTCTGTGACTTTCTGAGCTAAAGTGAGACAGCCCAGCTGCTTGCTGTCTTACCCATATCTAACTTGATTGATGTCTCTATTAAAACAGAGCAGTACATGTAAAAAATGGGAGCTAGCATCTCCAGTGGaatgacataatttttttctgttacttagCATCCTAGGGATAAATTTTCAGACTACAAGACCTTTTCTTgtaaaggcttttctttttatgctgtTTTACCTACAGCAAACATTGCTCCCATGTGTTTTGTTCCACATTGCAGGGTAGTCCCTATGCCTGCTGGGTCTCTCGTGGTTCACGTTCTTACATTTTGCCCCAGAGAGAAGTCCACTTGTTGGAAAATGAGACAATGCTCCTCCCTGCACCACAAGATGCGGCTACCATTGCTATGACTTTGGAGAAAATCACAATGCCAGCAAGTCTCTCCcaaggttttattttgggtCTGTCAGTGACCTGCTGTGTGCCTGCCCTGCTGAATCACggccagccccctcccctcttcaGAGCTCagtttctcttcctgcttcctgGAAATAATCCGTAATAATCCTTTGTAATCTCTGGGAGTCCAGTACAGATGCAAATTTAAGAGCTGTGAATGCAGAGTCTGGAAGTTAGACAGCTTTGTCACAAGATGAAGGACACATCTGGTACACCTATAGAACTCTTGTACTATCCAACACAGACATGTAAGACCCAGGACTGAAAATCAGCCTCTGAGTGCAATGTGTATGTGGAACAGGCATGAACCTtaacaaacttaaaaaaaacataaaaccacCACAAACAAATATGAGCTTTTCCTActcacttttaaaaaactgaGAGGGAGCCTCTGAATTTTGTTATCATTCACGTATACATTTATTAAGCCAAAGAAGTTTGCTCATGTCCCAGTACATTATTAGAGCACATAAAAGCCCTTCTCTTTAACTTTGCTAACAATGGTGTTTTaattagttgtttgttttttgcctttcaagcttaaaaaaaaattaactccttCCCCATTTTCCCATGAAAGCATCTTTTAtggttctttatttttttccttacagtacaaaacaaatgttttcagaCATGTAAACAACCCTCAAAGAAATGATACTGCTCCTAAAGTTAACTATTGTTACGAACATTCTGTCAGATTTGTGCCATATAAGAGTATTTCAGCTCAGTGACTCCTTCACTGGAAGTTGTTATTGTTATCATCACCTGCACTGCCATAGTTCTTAGAGGCCCTTGTCATGGTTAAGGCCCTTGTGTGCAAGATGCTGTATGAATATTTCAGTGTAGCCCTGAGGTCCCTGGTAAGAATGGCTACAACCCTCTCTGTTCCCTCTGCTCAGTGGCGATCCTTAAAAATTATGGAAGCTGGAGTGAAGCTCTTCTCAAAATCTGGAGCTGATGTTCAATTACTGTTGAAATGTTACTGTGGGACAATGCTGACGCCTGCAGTCCTGTGTGTAAAGCTGCTCACACTCACAGgaatgctcaaaaaaaaaagctcctgtGGGAAAGGTCTGAAGGATTGAGTCCCTGGATTGTCAAACTCCTTTGCAAGAAAGCATGCAGGAAAAGCAGACTGGTTCCCTTTTCCCTAGGGTTTTGAATTTCAATGGTGTAATTCCAAGAGAGATAGGGACAGAGTCAGTTGTTCAGTTTCCGCACCTCAAGCATTTTGAGTTCTGATCCCTAAATTAAAGAAGCCTCTGCTCTGACTTGGAATACTGTGACCAGGCCTGGAAAAGTCTGTTGGATGCTCTTTGTCATCAGGAGGCTGTGGTTTGCTGTAACAGCATGGAGGGCTTCTGTTTTATGGAGTACAGGCTGCATCCTAGGCAGGAATTGTGAAGATTGTGTTCATTCAGCTGTCAGCAGAAATCATTCTGAAAACACTTCAGAGCAATTGCAGTTTAAATAATTACTTTAGCTTGACATTtgaggtaaaaaataaaaaaggttacatgaaagaaatagcaaaaaatcAATGTCCCTGCAGAAACAACATATTCCTGTCTATGAAGCATCCCTTGCAAACAACTGCCCTTCAGGTTGTGTCAGATGTTTGAGTGAACCCTTTAGAGCTAAAATACAGTACTCTGAAATGAGGTTAGAAAAACAACTAATGGGAAGTGTGTACAACGTTCTCTTTAAACAAATTTCCCACCTGTGTAGCTCAGGAGCGTGAGGCCTCAGTAGACATAGAGCCGGTCTGAGATGGCAGCAGGCATGTGTGTCATGATCTGCATGCGGAGCCACCAGTAGTAATCCATGGGGTGGTACCGGGTGTAGGGGGCGGTGGAGGTGAGGGCGTGGGCCACGCTGTCGATGACGGGGGAGGTGTCTGTGGAGCCGCTGTTGCAGTACGTCTCCATCTTGCTGACCTGCTCATCAAAGTACTTCCTGCCGTAGTCCTTGCGCACTATCTCGGGGAGCTCGTCCCACATTTTGTCAGCTATGGCTTTGATGCGCTCGGGGCTGTAGAGGTTGGTAGCAGCTATGAAGTTGCCAGGCTCCACGATGCTGACCATCACTCCCTGGGGCGCCATTTCATACCGCAGGCAGTCGGAGAAGGCTTCCACCCCAAACTTGGTGATGCAGTACGGTGAGCGGGCAGGGCTGCCCATCCGGCCCATCATGCTACTGATGTTCACCACTCGACCTAAGCCAGGCAAAGCACAGCTGAACCGTGGGACCTGATCCGAAACAGATACCTGACACATACCACCCAACAGATTCCTCAATGTGCATCCACCTGTCCActggcagggctgctggtggCTCTATCTGAGCATTGCTGTCCTGCACAATGGCCTTTGGGCAGGAGAACAAGCCCATTGCCTGTGCTACCTGGCCTCTTTTGCCGAGGGCATAGGCAAATGATGGCACACAAAGCTCAGCAATACAGGGAACACAGAAGAGGTGGGAGAGAACCTGCACGGTGGGAAACAGGACTGCTCAGTACTGCCTGGGGCTGAGCCCAGACAAGAGGAAGCTGCAGAACAAAAAGCTGGTGGGCATCAAGGCTGAGCTTTTTTATTTGCAAGTCAAAGGCACAAATTCTAGGGGCCAAATGGTGGCTTATCACGTCTGCCTCTTAAAAGGGAACGGACTGCACCATGAACAGGCAGAGCAGTCTAACTCTGCTGCTGGGGCCTTTCTCCTCTCAGGAGCCATCCATTTTGGCCAGGGAGACTGCTGGTAGGATGCGGCAGTGTAATCAGAGGTTGCAGTTCTCCACACTTTCTATCAATGTTCATTACTGAGTTGGGTTACAGAGGGAAACAGACCACAGAAGTGGATACCTTTCCACAGTATAAGAATTACTCCCTGGGCCACGTATAGCCCAGGTTTGCAGCACAGGATTATGAAACCAATATTGTGAATGTCTGTGGATGCCTTAAGAGTGAAAAATATACTCTTCCTGTCAGGCAGTTGTACCCAGTACAGGAAAGCTTTTGCCCCTTTATGCTATGACCCACGTGAGCTGCAGATCCAATCCTTCCCTGTACAAACCTGTAGTCCTCGTATGTTATAAACTCAGAAAGTAATAATAGTGCAGAGCTGAGAACCTTCTTGCATGAAGCACGCTGCTGtaccctgctgctgcccaccctgcccagcactgccacagctgctttttGTATAGAAGGGGCAGTTGCTCCTTGCACTGGCATTTATGGTGAGCTGCAGCTTCTGATCAGATAACAGAAGGTACCGTGGATCAGATCTTGTGGGACGTTGCAGGAGAAGGCAGCACAGATGGGAGAGAGTAATAATTACTGGCTTTCAATACTGCTGCCTTGCTGCATAACTCCAAGTGGTCAGTAAATCCATCATTTTTGCATAAGCTGTGGGTCACATTCTGTCTCTACAGGTGTGAAGGTGGCCAGTGGTGCAGAGAGAAGCATAAAGGGACCTTTTGGCCTCTAACACAGCAAGACATGGGGCAGAATAGGGGGCCTGCTCCAGGGAGCATCAGTCCAAAGGAGATCACTCACCTTTTGACCTCCGGATGAGTGGGAGGAAAGCCTTGGTGGTTCGTACAGTGCCCCACAGATTCACTTCAGCTACTTCCATGTAGGTGTCCATGCTTGTGAACTCTACTTCCCCGAATGTGGAGATCCCAGCATTGTTAACCAGCCCCCACAGCCCTGGAAGACAAAATCAAGCACAAAGCTTTCCCTCTGGGACATTAATGAAAGCAGCTTGGAAAACACCTTGCTAGTAGATTATGGAACCACACAACAGTGCTTTTAATTAAGACCTGTAAAGATGAAAGCCATATGGAACAGAGTCCAGAGTGAACCTCAGCCTCCTGAGCAAATATAACCACAGTCAAGATCTGTCTGCACTGTCCAACATTGAAGCCACAAAGTACCATGAGATTCCTGGGAAGCTGTGAGCCAACAAACAGAAAGCTTCAGCCTTGTCTAAGCTCTTCTCttcaccattttctttttatctgtcgtgatttttttaaaagaagcaaaatatagTCTCTAAATGCAAATAGTAAGAACAGGAAAGACTTGGTAAGACTCAAGAGTAATTCTTTCAATATAAAATCCCCATAAACACTAGAATTTATGCAATGCCGGGCAGGGGGATGTGAGAAGGGGTGGGTATGCATGCCATGAactctcttctcttctgctgcaACTAAGATAGCAACAACTGAAGCTAACAACTCATTTGGCAGTGAAAAAGAtttgaaaggaattttgaaTAAAACTAATTCACTTAATATAATATTCTAATTGCACAGGAACAGACTGAGAAAGCTCTGGGATGGCTTCtatctgacatttaaaaaacctCACTGTTATCTGTTGACATAATGTGTCCAGATCTGTGTTCTCAGAAGCAGCCCAGAAAAGGTAACTTCATCCTGACCTATGCTTGAGAATACAGGGCTAGAAAACTTAATTTATACAGGAGATCCACATATAAAATCCAATGTCAagagaagtaaaagaaatagGTTTATATAAAATACCAAATTAAACATTATTaattgttctgcttttaaaCAACCTTCATGGGT
The nucleotide sequence above comes from Heliangelus exortis chromosome 9, bHelExo1.hap1, whole genome shotgun sequence. Encoded proteins:
- the BDH1 gene encoding D-beta-hydroxybutyrate dehydrogenase, mitochondrial; translation: MLATKLSRPLLNFSVKALNFKDPGNGIRPVQKFCLPLLSPCGSRSYASEVDQIGSRAVLITGCDSGFGFALAKHLHTKGFIIYAGCLQKDKGGGGSKELDSMNSDRMRTVQLNVCDSKEVDRAVEHVNSSLEDPEKGLWGLVNNAGISTFGEVEFTSMDTYMEVAEVNLWGTVRTTKAFLPLIRRSKGRVVNISSMMGRMGSPARSPYCITKFGVEAFSDCLRYEMAPQGVMVSIVEPGNFIAATNLYSPERIKAIADKMWDELPEIVRKDYGRKYFDEQVSKMETYCNSGSTDTSPVIDSVAHALTSTAPYTRYHPMDYYWWLRMQIMTHMPAAISDRLYVY